In the genome of Oceanococcus sp. HetDA_MAG_MS8, the window CCTGGCGAATGAAGCGCACCAGGTCGGCGGCATAGCGGAACTCGCCTGCCGGCAGCCCTGCCCCGGAAGGCAAGTCCCCGCGCAGTACCACGAGCTTACGCACTCCTACCTCTCGGTAGCGCGCCAACAAATCGCGGATGAGGGCCGGGTCGGTATTCACGCAGGAAATATGCGGCGCGGTATCCAGCTGCAACTTTTCACGCAGCATGGTCACCGCTTCGAGGGTGCCGCCTTGCACCGAGCCGCCAGCACCGAAGGTCACCGACACATACGCTGGGCCCAGGGCAGCCAGCTCAGCCGCCGTTTGGCCAAAGCTGGCCCAGGCGTCCGCAGCACGCGGCGGGAAAAATTCCAAACTGTACTGCGCGGTCATGGTGCGAGCTCCGAAAATGACATTCTCTGTAATGTTGTCGGCAGTTTTGCAGGGTGCCCTCAGCTTAGAAGGCTAACGCCACGAAGCTTAGGGCTCAAAAGCACTTTGGCCCGCATGGCCCTTGGGCGCAAACGCTAAAGGTTTGGCTTCTACCGACAAGGTAATAAGGGCCAGCATCAGGGCCACCAAAGACGGCCCTGATGCTGGCTGCTGCGAAGAGCCATGGGTGACACACCCACGAGCTCCTTGCGGCTGATCCCACTGTAAGCACAGCGCTTACAGCGCAGGGACCTTAGTAGCGGTAGTGCTCAGGCTTGTAAGGGCCTGCTACCGGCACGCCAATGTAATTGGCTTGGTTGTCGCTCATTTCGGTGAGCTGGGCGCCAATGCGGGCCAGGTGCAAGCGAGCGACTTTTTCGTCCAGGTGCTTGGGCAGCACATAAACGCCTGGCTCGTAATCGCCTTCCTTGGTGAACAGCTCGATTTGTGCCAGCGTTTGGTTGGTGAAGCTGGAGCTCATGACGAAGCTGGGGTGGCCGGTGGCGCAGCCCAAGTTCACCAAGCGACCCTTGGCCAACAAAATAATGCGCTTGCCATCCGGGAAAATCACATGATCAACCTGGGGCTTGATGTTTTCCCACTCGCATTCGCGCTCGAGTTCGGCAACCTGAATTTCGTTATCGAAGTGACCGATGTTGCACACGATGGCCTCGTTCTTCATGGCCTTCATGTGATCCATGGTGATCACTTGGTAATTACCGGTGGCCGTGACGAAGATGTCGGCTTTGTCGGCCGCGTAATCCATGGTGACCACTTTGTAGCCTTCCATCGCGGCCTGCAGCGCACAGATGGGGTCGACTTCGGTGACCCACACCTGGGCCGAGAGGGCACGCAGGGCCTGGGCGGAGCCTTTACCCACGTCGCCGTAACCAGCGACCACGGCGATTTTGCCAGCGATCATCACATCGGTAGCGCGCTTGATGCCGTCCACCAAGGACTCACGGCAGCCGTAGAGGTTGTCGAACTTGGACTTGGTGACCGAATCGTTCACGTTGATGGCCGGGAAGGGCAGACGGCCTTCCTTGTGCATTTGGTACAGACGATTCACGCCCGTGGTGGTTTCTTCGGTCACGCCCTTGATGTTCTCGCGAACACGGGCATAAAAGCCACGGTCTTCAGCCAACTTGCGACGAATGGAAGCGAACAGGGCCACTTCTTCTTCGCTGCCTGGGTTGTCCAGAACGCTTTCGTCATCGGCAGCGCGGGCCCCCAGCAATACCAGACCAGTAGCGTCACCACCATCGTCCAGAATCATGTTGGGTGTGCCACCGTCGTGCCATTCCAAAATGCGGTGGGTGTACTCCCAGTACTCATCCAGAGTTTCGCCTTTATAAGCAAACACTGGAGTGCCGTTCGCAGCGATGGCAGCCGCGGCATGATCCTGCGTGGAGTAGATGTTGCAGGAGGCCCAGCGCACTTCAGCGCCCAAGGCTTCCAGGGTTTGAATGAGCACAGCCGTTTGAATGGTCATGTGCAAGGAGCCAGCAATGCGGGCACCTTTGAGCGGCTGATCAGCGGCAAACTCTTCGCGCACCTGCATCAAACCGGGCATTTCGGTTTCGGCAATGGCGATTTCCTTGCGTCCGTAATCGGCAAGGTTGATATCAGCAATGGTGTAGTCGGGCTCGACTTTAGCTGCGGGTAAATTCACGTTGTGTTGCTCCGAAAAGTGAGAGAAATTGAGGGCGGGGTCCCTCCCGTCCGGGTTATCTGACGTGGGCCGGATAACCAGTCCGGCACTGTCACAGCACCGGAGCGGTCGGCCTGATTACGGCCGACCTTCAAAACTGCGGCCTGGAGCCACACCATGGCCACTCCAAGCTCGTCCAAGGACAGCCTTGGCTTAGAGGCCAGCGTCATCACGCAGGGCATCAGCCTTGTCGGTCTTCTCCCAGGGGAAGGCCGTGAAGCTATCTTCGTGATCGACCAACTGGCCGTTCTCGCGGGTTTGCCAGCGGTAGCTGCGCTGTTCGGGCTCGCGTCCGAAGTGGCCATAGGCCGCGGTGGACTGATACATGGGGTGCAGCAAGTCCAGCATGGTCGTAAT includes:
- the ahcY gene encoding adenosylhomocysteinase, producing MNLPAAKVEPDYTIADINLADYGRKEIAIAETEMPGLMQVREEFAADQPLKGARIAGSLHMTIQTAVLIQTLEALGAEVRWASCNIYSTQDHAAAAIAANGTPVFAYKGETLDEYWEYTHRILEWHDGGTPNMILDDGGDATGLVLLGARAADDESVLDNPGSEEEVALFASIRRKLAEDRGFYARVRENIKGVTEETTTGVNRLYQMHKEGRLPFPAINVNDSVTKSKFDNLYGCRESLVDGIKRATDVMIAGKIAVVAGYGDVGKGSAQALRALSAQVWVTEVDPICALQAAMEGYKVVTMDYAADKADIFVTATGNYQVITMDHMKAMKNEAIVCNIGHFDNEIQVAELERECEWENIKPQVDHVIFPDGKRIILLAKGRLVNLGCATGHPSFVMSSSFTNQTLAQIELFTKEGDYEPGVYVLPKHLDEKVARLHLARIGAQLTEMSDNQANYIGVPVAGPYKPEHYRY